In Colletotrichum higginsianum IMI 349063 chromosome 1, whole genome shotgun sequence, one genomic interval encodes:
- a CDS encoding SRPK2 bound unphosphorylated, with protein sequence MSTRLPTLLHNQLGGKLSASGLLLTSGCWTLPILLRRVVPRRACHSPFQLPKRTFLVQPSAPYSTMSASHIEYGYVEDVEALGDYRPGGYHPIQIGDVLHERYLIVHKLGHGTFSTAWLALDNHTSTYVAIKVGTADADSREVDILSQLTPGAVATSDGFSHAAEKAGIIPLVLDRFTLEGPNGTHPCFVTLPARCSIMDAKEASDPRLFQLDVARSLAAQLAMAVSIVHSHGYAHGDLHLGNLLLQLPSSLNNLSVDQLYAEFGAPEPEAVVRLDGKLTSSAAGVPPYAIPPVWLGKASDEIALDEAKLLLVDFGVAFRPSEKSRFESYTPLVIRPPEAFFEPKTPLSLASDIWSLGCTVFELLAHRSLIDGILAPQDEITAQQVHLQGPLPSEWWDSWEERSKWFDEAGRPLSNERDIWTWDRRFEQWVQEPRQSCGMDVIDDEEEAALFEMLRRMLAWRPSERPTAEEVLDMAWMKTWALPAYEKCQKAWE encoded by the exons ATGTCTACTAGACTTCCTACTCTTCTTCATAACCAACTCGGCGGCAAGCTGTCCGCCTCTGGCCTGTTGCTGACGAGCGGCTGCTGGACGCTGCCGATCCTCCTGCGACGCGTTGTTCCGCGACGAGCGTGTCATTCGCCTTTCCAACTCCCCAAACGAACTTTTCTCGTTCAGCCGAGTGCTCCATACTCCACCATGTCAGCATCGCATATTGAGTATGGGTATGTTGAAGACGTTGAGGCACTGGGCGACTACCGGCCGGGTGGCTATCACCCCATCCAGATCGGAGATGTTCTTCACGAGCGTTATCTCATAGTCCACAAGCTCGGTCACGGCACATTCTCGACGGCATGGCTTGCTCTTGACAATCACACGTCGACGTATGTCGCCATCAAAGTCGGCACCGCAGATGCGGACAGCCGGGAAGTGGATATCTTGTCTCAGCTCACGCCAGGCGCTGTTGCTACCTCTGATGGGTTCAGCCACGCGGCAGAAAAGGCGGGCATAATCCCTCTGGTCCTGGACCGTTTTACTCTTGAAGGCCCCAACGGGACTCATCCTTGCTTCGTAACACTCCCGGCCAGATGCAGCATTATGGACGCGAAGGAGGCGTCCGACCCGAGACTATTCCAGCTCGACGTTGCTCGGTCTCTGGCTGCCCAACTTGCTATGGCTGTGTCTATCGTTCACTCGCACGGTTATGCTCATGGGG ATCTCCATCTCGGCAacctccttctccagctACCTTCATCACTCAACAACCTCTCAGTTGACCAGTTATATGCCGAGTTTGGAGCCCCAGAGCCAGAGGCTGTCGTCCGCCTCGACGGAAAACTCACCTCTTCAGCAGCTGGGGTTCCTCCGTACGCCATCCCGCCCGTGTGGCTGGGAAAAGCAAGCGATGAGATCGCCTTGGACGAAGCAAAGCTACTACTCGTCGACTTTGGCGTCGCCTTTCGCCCATCAGAGAAATCCCGCTTTGAATCATACACGCCCCTCGTGATTCGTCCACCTGAGGCGTTCTTCGAGCCGAAGACGCCGCTCTCGTTGGCATCCGACATATGGAGTCTCGGCTGCACCGTCTTCGAGTTGCTCGCCCACAGATCCCTAATCGACGGGATCCTTGCGCCCCAGGACGAAATCACCGCCCAGCAGGTTCATTTGCAAGGTCCCCTGCCGTCCGAGTGGTGGGATAGCTGGGAAGAACGGTCGAAATGGTTCGACGAGGCGGGGCGACCGCTCAGCAACGAGCGTGACATATGGACGTGGGATAGGCGGTTTGAGCAGTGGGTGCAGGAGCCGAGACAGTCTTGCGGCATGgacgtcatcgacgacgaggaggaggctgcgCTGTTTGAGATGCTACGCCGGATGCTCGCATGGAGACCCAGCGAGCGGCCGACTGCAGAGGAGGTGTTGGACATGGCTTGGATGAAGACGTGGGCACTGCCCGCGTATGAAAAGTGTCAGAAGGCCTGGGAATGA
- a CDS encoding Major facilitator superfamily transporter, translating to MRRNSEYREAGPPLDLCVPITEEKDIEIVFTHNIGDETYPEKYTQQTQAVMGAESFTSTHTDDESSSVSSDPEKPAMSKARSIALVTTVSGASFMNTLSVQAVVIILPTIGRDIGIPESRLQWIVSAYSLAFGCFLLLWGRIADIYDKRIIFIAGTAWLAATTLANPFIPNEIAFNLFRGLQGLGAAANVPTAIGILGTTFPPGKTKTYAFVAYGAGVPLGSVFGTILSGFIAQYASWKWVFGVMALLAGLVAVAGCFFIPPVAPTVVAAAPNEAKAPGASKFKSVDWIGGGLITVGLFALMLALTEGNVVGWRTPWIPALIVASLAVIAVFWFWQRHLEFKTDRLPLMKTSIFHSGKFCAALAIMGLFFASFNNFLIFATYFYQDYQAKSILTTTLYFLPTGIGGILVAWAAALLISRVPTYILLVCGNVSVSIACLLFATPIPTSTSYFAYGLPAMLLSVIGADMAWPTLILFVSKALPQEDQALGGALVNSVGQVGRSIGLAISTAVQTAIMAKARGVSVENAGPVEEWDQPSLDGLRAANWMNFALGITSLTIVVLFFRSSEIVGRAEPAPRKRASDIEDGVVTRSEIIVDKD from the exons ATGAGGCGTAACTCGGAATACAGGGAGGCGGGTCCTCCCCTGGATCTCTGCGTTCCCATcaccgaggagaaggacatCGAGATCGTCTTCACACACAACATCGGCGACGAGACATATCCGGAGAAGTACACCCAGCAGACGCAGGCCGTCATGGGAGCAGAGTCGTTCACGTCCACCCATACCGACGACGAGTCCAGCAGCGTGAGCAGCGACCCCGAGAAGCCGGCCATGTCCAAGGCGCGAagcatcgccctcgtcacAACAGTCAGCGGCGCAAGCTTCATGAAC ACCCTCTCAGTAcaggccgtcgtcatcatcctcccGACCATCGGCCGCGACATCGGCATCCCGGAATCCCGCCTCCAGTGGATCGTCTCGGCCTACTCCCTCGCCTTCGGCTGCTTCCTCCTGCTCTGGGgccgcatcgccgacatCTACGACAAGcgcatcatcttcatcgccggcaccgcctggctcgccgccaccaccctCGCCAACCCCTTCATCCCCAACGAGATCGCCTTCAACCTGTTCCGCGGCCTGcagggcctcggcgccgccgccaacgtgCCCACCGCCATCGGCATCCTGGGGACGACCTTCCCGCCGGGCAAGACGAAGACGTACGCCTTCGTCGCctacggcgccggcgtgccCCTTGGGAGCGTCTTCGGCACCATCCTCTCGGGCTTCATCGCGCAGTACGCCAGCTGGAAGTGGGTGTTTGGCGTCAtggccctcctcgccggtctcgtcgccgttgccggctgCTTCTTCATCCCGCCCGTCGCCCCGACAGTGGTAGCAGCAGCGCCGAACGAGGCGAAGGCCCCCGGCGCCAGCAAGTTCAAGTCCGTCGACTggatcggcggcggcctcatcACCGTCGGCCTCTTCGCGCTGATGCTGGCCCTGACCGAGGGCAACGTGGTCGGCTGGCGGACGCCCTGGATCCCCGCCCTCATCGTCGCGtccctcgccgtcatcgccgtcttctgGTTCTGGCAGCGCCACCTCGAGTTCAAGACGGACCGGCTGCCCCTGATGAAGACGTCCATCTTCCACAGCGGCAAGTTCTGCGCCGCGCTCGCCATCATgggcctcttcttcgcctccttcaacaacttcctcatcttcgccACCTACTTCTACCAGGACTACCAGGCCAAGTCCATCCTCACGACGACGCTGTACTTCTTGCCCACGGGCATCGGtggcatcctcgtcgcctgggccgccgccctcttgATCTCGCGCGTGCCGACCtacatcctcctcgtctgcggcaacgtctccgtctccatcgCCTGTCTCCTCTTCGCGACGCCGATCCCGACGAGCACGTCCTACTTCGCCTACGGCTTGCCCGCCATGCTGCTgtccgtcatcggcgccgacatGGCGTGGCCCACACTCATTTTGTTTGTCTCCAAGGCGCTGCCTCAAGAGGaccaggccctcggcggcgcgctcgTCAACTCGGTCGGTCAGGTCGGCCGGTccatcggcctcgccatctCCACGGCCGTCCAGAcggccatcatggccaaGGCCAGGGGCGTCTCGGTCGAGAACGCGGGCCCCGTGGAGGAGTGGGACCAGCCCTCGTTGGACGGTCTCCGGGCGGCCAACTGGATGAACTTTGCCCTCGGCATCACTTCCCTTACCATTGTCGTATTATTCTTCCGCAGCTCAGAGATTGTGGGGAGGGCCGAGCCGGCGCCAAGGAAGAGGGCGTCGGATattgaagacggcgtcgtgACCCGCAGTGAGATTATTGTGGATAAAGACTAG